A window of Palaemon carinicauda isolate YSFRI2023 unplaced genomic scaffold, ASM3689809v2 scaffold1780, whole genome shotgun sequence contains these coding sequences:
- the LOC137635808 gene encoding aspartate and glycine-rich protein-like, producing MDKFQEFRSYDGDNDDRGSDDGDGDIGDSDGMVVVMMMAKSDDRVVVVTMMVISDNDDRGRDDGDVDSGDGDSRIVGGDGHSDDGSCDDGANNDGDNGDGDNGDGENDYGDNNGGDDGGGNDDGDSDEGDNDEGDTMMVIMTMVIIMMRIS from the exons atggataaattccaggaatttagaag ttatgatggtgataatgatgatcgtggtagtgatgatggtgatggtgatatcGGTGATAGTGATGGTATGGTGGTAGTGATGATGATGGCGAAAAGTGATGATCGTGTGGTGGTAGTGACGATGATGGTGATAAGTGATAATGATGATCGTGGTAGGGATGATGGTGATGTTGATAGTGGTGATGGTGATAGTCGCATAGT TGGTGGTGATGGTCATAGTGATGATGGTAGTTGTGATGATGGTGCTAACAATGATGGGGATAATGGTGATGGTGATAATGGTGATGGTGAAAACGATTATGGTGATAATAATGGTGGTGATGATGGTGGtggtaatgatgatggtgatagtgaTGAAGGTGATAATGATGAAGGTGAtacgatgatggtgataatgacgatggtgataataatgatgcgAATATCCTGA